A genomic window from Thioalkalivibrio sp. ALJ12 includes:
- a CDS encoding glycosyltransferase has product MPDDGRPRLVVYTRVYPNAAQPNLGLFVRERMRRVAEHLDLVVVAPAPWFPFQNWLGRLRPHARPPLPAFERQGSIHVYHPRFLCIPGLFKWTDGFFQALGSLRLMRRLQREFGFDVIDAHFIYPDGVAARWLSRWLNRPCTITLRGSLNRFRDRPLHRTQIRRALEDAARVFSVAGALRDEALDWGIEPDHVQVVGNGADLDRFKPEDRAEARQRLGLPAEGRFLISVGGLSERKGFHRVIATLPELLQQHPDLHLVIAGGGTPEGNNEAELRQQVQSLGLQDRVWFLGPVAPDELRFVYSAGDLFVLATRFEGWANVFLEASACGLPIVTTDVGGNAEVVASEQVGLIVPYGDHDALRAAIHEALGREWDRAAILAHARANDWRVRIPELVAAFETIAGPVGHRLPRRA; this is encoded by the coding sequence GTGCCGGATGACGGGCGCCCACGTCTGGTGGTCTACACGCGCGTGTACCCGAACGCGGCGCAACCCAATCTGGGACTGTTCGTGCGCGAGCGCATGCGCCGTGTCGCCGAACATCTCGACCTGGTCGTCGTGGCCCCGGCGCCCTGGTTCCCGTTCCAGAACTGGCTGGGGCGCCTGCGTCCGCACGCCCGACCACCGCTGCCGGCCTTCGAGCGGCAGGGGTCGATTCACGTCTACCACCCCCGTTTCCTGTGTATCCCGGGCCTGTTCAAGTGGACCGACGGCTTCTTTCAGGCGCTCGGCAGTCTGCGCCTGATGCGTCGGCTGCAGCGCGAGTTCGGCTTCGACGTAATCGATGCCCATTTCATCTATCCCGACGGGGTCGCCGCGCGCTGGCTGTCACGCTGGTTGAACCGCCCCTGCACCATCACCCTGCGCGGCAGCCTGAACCGTTTCCGCGACCGGCCGCTGCACCGGACGCAGATTCGCCGGGCACTGGAGGATGCGGCGCGGGTGTTCTCGGTGGCCGGCGCGCTGAGGGACGAGGCGCTGGACTGGGGCATCGAGCCCGACCATGTGCAGGTCGTGGGGAACGGGGCCGATCTCGACCGCTTCAAGCCTGAGGACCGGGCCGAGGCCCGGCAGCGCCTGGGCCTTCCCGCCGAGGGGCGGTTCCTGATCTCCGTCGGGGGGCTGTCCGAGCGCAAGGGCTTCCACCGGGTGATCGCGACCCTGCCGGAACTACTGCAACAGCACCCGGACCTGCATCTGGTGATTGCCGGAGGCGGCACCCCCGAAGGCAACAACGAAGCCGAACTGCGCCAGCAGGTCCAGTCGCTGGGGCTGCAGGACCGGGTATGGTTCCTCGGGCCCGTCGCGCCCGACGAGCTGCGGTTCGTGTACTCCGCGGGGGACTTGTTCGTACTGGCCACGCGCTTTGAAGGCTGGGCGAATGTCTTCCTGGAGGCCTCGGCCTGCGGGCTGCCCATTGTCACCACGGATGTGGGGGGCAACGCCGAGGTCGTCGCCTCGGAGCAGGTGGGGCTGATCGTCCCGTACGGGGATCATGACGCACTGCGCGCGGCGATCCACGAGGCCCTGGGTCGCGAGTGGGACCGCGCGGCGATCCTGGCCCATGCGCGGGCGAATGACTGGCGGGTGCGGATCCCCGAACTGGTCGCGGCCTTCGAGACGATCGCCGGGCCCGTCGGACATCGCCTGCCACGGCGCGCCTGA
- a CDS encoding phenylacetate--CoA ligase family protein — MGLYTSLVAHGAFPVHERLKGHPTVPLRKALEATQWWAPEALENLQLTRLQLLLERVAQQIPFYRQWFADQGWSPRALTSLADLERLPVIDKAVLRQAGHEWRADGAQHLVAQRTSGSTGEPLAFWLGRERIAMDIAAKWRATRWWGVDIGDRELVLWGAPNETDVQNRLRSWRDRVLRSRLVPARDLDRARVDAIIDQTREFRPRMIFGYPSVLARVCAHAREQGRRLDDLGIRVAFTTSEVLRPEWRAIITDVLGCGVANEYGGRDAGLIARECPHGGLHLTAEALIVEILDDAGRPLPAGETGQIVVTNLMGPEYPFIRYRTGDRGALDPAPCPCGRGLPLLREIEGRANDGLIALDGRWVHGSHFNYCLREIAGLRSYKIIQHAPDRVELLLVLDEPLAETVEQRLRRAFTQALGESLTVEIRQVEAIAPEAGGKHRHVVCRVQ, encoded by the coding sequence ATGGGACTGTACACCTCGCTGGTCGCGCATGGCGCGTTTCCCGTGCACGAACGGCTGAAGGGGCACCCGACGGTGCCCCTGCGCAAGGCGCTGGAGGCGACCCAGTGGTGGGCACCCGAGGCACTGGAGAACCTGCAGCTGACCCGCCTGCAGCTCCTGCTCGAACGCGTGGCCCAACAGATACCGTTCTACCGCCAGTGGTTCGCCGACCAGGGCTGGTCACCCCGCGCACTGACGAGCCTTGCGGATCTTGAACGCCTACCGGTCATCGACAAGGCCGTGCTGCGCCAGGCAGGCCATGAGTGGCGAGCGGACGGAGCACAACACCTGGTCGCGCAACGTACCAGCGGTTCGACCGGCGAACCGCTGGCCTTCTGGCTGGGGCGCGAGCGCATTGCGATGGACATCGCCGCCAAGTGGCGCGCGACCCGCTGGTGGGGCGTCGACATTGGCGATCGCGAGCTGGTCCTGTGGGGCGCACCGAACGAGACCGACGTACAGAATCGCCTGCGGTCCTGGCGCGACCGCGTGCTGCGGTCGCGCCTGGTCCCGGCCCGCGACCTCGACCGGGCACGGGTCGATGCCATCATTGACCAGACTCGCGAGTTCCGCCCGCGCATGATCTTCGGCTATCCCTCCGTACTGGCACGGGTCTGCGCGCACGCGCGGGAACAGGGCCGGCGCTTGGATGATCTGGGTATTCGGGTGGCCTTTACCACGTCGGAGGTCCTGCGCCCGGAGTGGCGGGCGATCATCACCGACGTACTGGGCTGTGGGGTCGCGAACGAGTATGGCGGCCGGGATGCCGGCCTGATCGCACGCGAGTGCCCGCATGGCGGGCTGCACCTGACGGCCGAGGCGCTGATCGTCGAGATCCTGGACGATGCCGGGCGACCGCTTCCGGCCGGCGAGACCGGGCAGATCGTGGTGACCAACCTGATGGGCCCGGAGTATCCCTTCATCCGCTACCGCACCGGTGATCGTGGCGCGCTGGACCCGGCGCCCTGCCCATGCGGGCGCGGCCTGCCGCTGCTGCGGGAGATCGAGGGGCGGGCCAACGACGGCCTGATCGCGCTCGATGGCCGCTGGGTGCACGGCAGTCATTTCAACTACTGCCTGCGCGAGATCGCGGGCCTGCGCTCGTACAAGATCATCCAGCACGCGCCGGACCGGGTCGAGCTGTTGCTGGTCCTCGACGAGCCCCTGGCCGAGACCGTGGAGCAGCGCCTGCGGCGTGCCTTCACACAGGCCCTGGGGGAATCCTTGACGGTGGAAATCCGCCAAGTCGAGGCGATCGCCCCGGAAGCCGGCGGCAAGCACCGGCACGTGGTCTGCCGGGTTCAGTAA
- a CDS encoding methyltransferase domain-containing protein produces MYGRRPVADASRATRAILSNLLARGAPGLYVRLTHETGRGRGAETAESVAQYFTTCFFDYFDQLGVPPEAIEDALRDKHLLEYGPGDVPGVALLMLAHGAARVTCVDRFALSQRSPFQLEVLQCLLDGLGPEAHERAAACFERPGDPASGFRSERLEYRVTRDGLSGLNAEVDLIYSRAVLEHVNDLEATFRDMATALKPGALAVHQVDLKSHGLHRENPLDFLTWPVGLWHWMYAGKGVPNRWRLDRYRQAIKRAGLVVRHLESTAEALDEDVAAVAPYLAEPFRGLDKATLRCLGFWLVVTRPAPDDEARAAA; encoded by the coding sequence ATGTATGGACGCCGCCCGGTTGCCGATGCCTCGCGAGCCACCCGCGCGATCCTCAGCAACCTCCTGGCCCGGGGCGCCCCCGGACTCTATGTCCGTCTGACCCACGAGACCGGCCGTGGCCGTGGCGCGGAGACGGCGGAATCCGTGGCGCAGTACTTCACCACCTGTTTCTTCGACTACTTCGATCAGCTGGGGGTCCCGCCCGAGGCGATCGAGGACGCCCTTCGCGACAAGCACCTGCTGGAGTACGGGCCCGGCGACGTGCCCGGCGTGGCGCTGCTAATGCTGGCCCATGGCGCGGCCCGGGTAACCTGCGTTGACCGCTTTGCGCTGTCGCAGCGCAGCCCCTTTCAGCTGGAGGTCCTGCAGTGCCTGCTGGACGGCCTGGGCCCCGAGGCCCACGAACGGGCGGCCGCGTGCTTCGAGCGCCCCGGCGATCCGGCCTCGGGGTTTCGCAGCGAGCGGCTGGAATACCGCGTGACCCGGGATGGGCTGTCGGGCCTGAACGCCGAGGTCGACCTGATCTATTCGCGCGCGGTGCTGGAACACGTCAATGACCTGGAAGCGACCTTTCGCGACATGGCGACGGCCCTGAAACCAGGGGCGCTGGCGGTCCATCAGGTGGACCTCAAGAGCCATGGCCTGCACCGCGAAAACCCGCTCGACTTTCTCACCTGGCCGGTGGGCCTGTGGCACTGGATGTATGCCGGCAAGGGTGTCCCGAACCGCTGGCGTCTGGACCGCTACCGGCAGGCAATCAAGCGTGCAGGACTCGTGGTTCGGCATCTCGAGTCCACGGCCGAGGCACTGGACGAGGATGTGGCTGCAGTGGCCCCTTATCTGGCCGAACCATTTCGCGGGCTCGACAAGGCCACGCTGCGCTGCCTGGGATTCTGGCTCGTGGTGACCCGCCCGGCGCCCGACGACGAAGCGAGGGCTGCAGCATGA
- a CDS encoding XrtA/PEP-CTERM system amidotransferase: MCGIAGIFDLHGRRPIDRACLEGMNASQFHRGPDEGGIHLEPGVGLAHRRLSIIDLASGQQPLFNEDGSVVVTYNGEIYNFPELTHELQRAGHRFRTHCDTEVIVHAWEEWGEDCVQRFRGMFAFALWDRHTQTLFLARDRLGIKPLYYSTLPDGQLIFGSELKVLLAHPGQTRELDPCAVEEYFAYGYVPEPRSILGGVHKLPPGHTLTVRRNQRSAASPRAYWDVPFATTAPIGMSEAAEELTERLREAVRIRMVAEVPLGAFLSGGVDSSAVVAMMAGLSTEPVRTCSIGFADPAYDESRYAREVAERYATEHHNREVDPDDFALLGRLGDLYDEPFADSSALPTYRVCEQARRQVVVALSGDGGDENLAGYRRYRHHLAEERLRNPLPLGLRRVLFGSLAQVYPKADWAPRPLRARATFQALARDAVEGYFQGVSVLRDEQRNSLFSPALRRELQGYGAVEVLRAHAGRAPTDDPLSLVQYLDLKTYLPGDILTKVDRASMAHSLEVRVPLLDHPLVEWASTLAPELKLRDGEGKAVLKKAMEPYLPHSILYRRKRGFAVPLANWFRGPLREAMHERVLGEQMRDSGLFDERTLKRLVDEHGRGARDHSAALWSLMMFQTFLDKVQPTSPRSGCVLPGA; this comes from the coding sequence ATGTGCGGTATCGCCGGTATTTTCGATCTGCACGGGCGGCGCCCGATTGACCGCGCCTGTCTGGAGGGCATGAATGCCAGCCAGTTCCACCGGGGCCCGGACGAAGGCGGTATCCACCTGGAGCCCGGGGTCGGGCTGGCGCATCGCCGCCTGTCGATCATCGACCTTGCCAGTGGCCAGCAGCCACTGTTCAACGAGGATGGAAGCGTCGTCGTCACCTACAACGGCGAGATCTACAACTTCCCGGAGTTGACCCATGAACTCCAGCGGGCGGGCCATCGCTTTCGTACCCACTGCGATACGGAAGTCATCGTGCACGCCTGGGAGGAATGGGGCGAGGACTGCGTCCAGCGCTTTCGCGGGATGTTCGCTTTCGCCCTCTGGGACCGCCACACCCAGACCCTGTTTCTGGCCCGCGATCGCCTGGGCATCAAGCCGCTTTACTACAGCACGCTGCCGGATGGCCAGCTGATCTTTGGCTCCGAACTCAAGGTCCTGCTGGCCCATCCCGGGCAGACACGCGAGCTCGACCCCTGCGCGGTAGAGGAATACTTCGCGTATGGCTATGTGCCCGAGCCGCGCAGCATTCTGGGCGGCGTCCACAAGCTTCCACCGGGGCATACGCTGACCGTACGGCGCAACCAGCGCTCCGCCGCCAGCCCGCGTGCGTACTGGGATGTCCCCTTTGCGACAACCGCCCCCATCGGCATGTCGGAGGCGGCGGAGGAGTTGACCGAACGCCTGCGCGAGGCCGTGCGCATCCGCATGGTGGCCGAGGTGCCGCTGGGCGCCTTCCTGTCGGGGGGCGTGGATTCCAGCGCCGTGGTGGCGATGATGGCCGGGCTCTCCACCGAGCCCGTGCGCACCTGTTCCATCGGCTTTGCCGACCCCGCCTATGACGAGTCGCGCTATGCCCGGGAGGTCGCCGAGCGTTACGCGACAGAGCATCACAACCGCGAGGTCGACCCCGATGACTTTGCCCTGCTGGGACGCCTGGGCGATCTCTACGATGAACCCTTTGCCGACAGCTCGGCCCTGCCGACCTACCGCGTCTGCGAGCAGGCCCGCCGACAGGTCGTGGTCGCGCTGTCCGGTGACGGGGGCGACGAAAACCTGGCGGGCTATCGCCGGTATCGGCACCACCTGGCCGAGGAACGCCTGCGCAACCCGCTGCCCCTGGGCCTGCGGCGGGTCCTGTTCGGCAGCCTGGCCCAGGTCTATCCCAAGGCGGACTGGGCGCCGCGCCCGCTGCGCGCCCGGGCGACCTTCCAGGCACTGGCGCGGGATGCGGTCGAGGGATACTTCCAGGGCGTGTCGGTGCTGCGCGACGAGCAGCGCAACTCTCTGTTCTCGCCCGCACTCCGCCGCGAGCTGCAGGGCTACGGGGCGGTCGAGGTGCTGCGCGCCCATGCCGGGCGGGCCCCGACCGATGACCCGCTCTCGCTGGTGCAGTACCTGGACCTCAAGACCTACCTCCCGGGCGACATCCTGACCAAGGTCGACCGCGCAAGCATGGCGCACTCGCTGGAGGTCCGCGTGCCGCTGCTGGATCACCCGCTGGTGGAGTGGGCCTCCACGCTCGCACCGGAACTGAAGCTGCGCGACGGCGAAGGCAAGGCGGTCCTGAAAAAGGCGATGGAACCCTACCTGCCCCACTCGATTCTCTATCGGCGCAAGCGGGGCTTCGCCGTACCCCTGGCCAACTGGTTCCGGGGGCCACTGCGCGAGGCGATGCACGAGCGGGTGCTGGGCGAGCAGATGCGTGATTCCGGCCTGTTCGACGAACGCACCCTCAAGCGTCTGGTCGACGAGCATGGCCGGGGCGCGCGCGATCACAGCGCGGCGTTGTGGTCACTGATGATGTTCCAGACCTTTCTGGACAAGGTACAACCGACCAGCCCGCGCAGCGGCTGCGTCCTGCCTGGAGCCTAG
- a CDS encoding TIGR04063 family PEP-CTERM/XrtA system glycosyltransferase, giving the protein MKILHVLDHSIPLHSGYTFRTAAILREQRRRGWQTCHLTSPKHTGANADEETIDGLHFYRTAYNPSAIPGIEQWGLMQALTQRLTRVACQVAPDVIHAHSPALNALPALRAGRRLGIPVVYEVRAFWEDAAVDHGTAREYGLRYRLTRELETYALKRVGHVTTICEGLRRDIIARGIPAERVTVIPNAVDADDFHLGGQPDPALKAELGLGDARVLGFLGSFYAYEGLDTLLEAFPLIQARAPDVRILLVGGGPQAERLKAQAERLGIQDRVIFTGRVPHHQVQRYYDLVDLLVYPRHSMRLTDLVTPLKPLEAMAQGRLLVASDVGGHRELIRDGETGWLFPADNPEALAARVLETLEHPEHWPRVRENGRRFVEQERTWAASVARYQSVYDGLRARPEVLRAG; this is encoded by the coding sequence ATGAAGATCCTCCACGTCCTCGACCATTCCATCCCGCTGCACAGCGGGTACACCTTCCGCACTGCGGCCATCCTGCGCGAGCAGCGCCGCAGGGGCTGGCAGACCTGCCACCTGACCAGCCCCAAGCATACCGGCGCGAACGCGGACGAGGAGACGATCGACGGCCTGCATTTCTACCGCACGGCCTACAACCCGAGCGCGATCCCGGGGATCGAGCAATGGGGGTTGATGCAGGCACTGACCCAGCGGCTGACCCGCGTCGCCTGCCAGGTCGCGCCCGACGTCATCCATGCGCACTCGCCCGCGCTGAATGCCCTGCCGGCCCTGCGTGCCGGTCGCCGGCTGGGCATCCCGGTGGTCTACGAGGTGCGGGCATTCTGGGAGGACGCCGCGGTCGACCATGGCACCGCCCGCGAATATGGCCTGCGCTACCGCCTGACGCGAGAGCTGGAGACCTATGCCCTTAAGCGCGTGGGACATGTCACCACCATCTGCGAGGGACTGCGCCGCGACATCATCGCGCGCGGCATCCCGGCCGAGCGGGTCACCGTGATCCCCAATGCGGTGGACGCGGATGACTTCCACCTGGGCGGCCAGCCCGATCCCGCCCTGAAGGCCGAACTGGGTCTGGGTGACGCCCGTGTGCTCGGCTTTCTCGGGTCTTTTTATGCCTACGAGGGACTGGATACCCTGCTCGAGGCCTTTCCGCTTATCCAGGCCCGGGCGCCCGACGTGCGCATCCTGCTGGTCGGGGGCGGCCCGCAAGCCGAGCGCCTGAAGGCCCAGGCCGAACGCCTCGGCATCCAGGACCGCGTCATCTTCACCGGGCGCGTCCCGCATCACCAGGTGCAGCGCTACTACGACCTGGTCGACCTGCTCGTGTATCCACGCCATTCGATGCGCCTGACCGACCTGGTCACGCCGCTGAAACCACTGGAGGCAATGGCCCAGGGGCGCCTGCTGGTGGCATCGGACGTGGGCGGGCACCGGGAGCTGATCCGGGATGGCGAGACCGGCTGGCTGTTCCCGGCCGACAACCCCGAGGCCCTGGCCGCCCGGGTGCTGGAGACGCTCGAGCACCCCGAACACTGGCCACGGGTGCGGGAGAACGGACGGCGTTTCGTGGAACAGGAGCGCACCTGGGCGGCGAGTGTCGCACGCTACCAGTCGGTCTACGACGGGCTGCGCGCCCGCCCGGAGGTGCTGCGTGCCGGATGA
- a CDS encoding TIGR03088 family PEP-CTERM/XrtA system glycosyltransferase: protein MSALASKGSAADPRPCVAHVIHRLDVGGMENGLVNLLNHMPAERYRHAIICMTDYTRFSERLQREDISLHALHKREGKDLGVHRRLWRLLRELRPAIVHTRNLATLEGQVTAALAGVRARVHGEHGWDIADLDGSRDKHRYMRRLVRPLVGRYIALSRHQMDYLQQRVGVGTKRLTHICNGVDTGRFHPREGTRTGPWPPGFAGPEDIVIGSVMRMQAVKAPLDLVEAFIALRENTPVPFDRLRLVIVGDGPLREQARQRLEAAGVAQQAWLPGAREDIPQCLRAMDLFVLPSLAEGICNTILEAMASGLPVIATDVGGNPDLVTPGNTGALVPAGAPAALAEAIRDALASPDTRKRMGQAARIRAEAAFSMDAMVAGYLGVYDSLLDRANARTPSVRARGRRRQHETMGR, encoded by the coding sequence ATGAGCGCCCTGGCATCCAAGGGGAGTGCCGCCGACCCGCGCCCATGCGTGGCCCATGTCATCCATCGCCTGGATGTCGGCGGCATGGAGAACGGACTGGTCAACCTGCTCAACCACATGCCCGCCGAGCGCTACCGGCACGCGATCATCTGCATGACCGACTACACGCGGTTCAGCGAGCGCCTGCAGCGGGAGGACATCAGCCTGCATGCCCTGCACAAGCGCGAGGGCAAGGACCTGGGCGTACACCGGCGCCTGTGGCGGCTGCTGCGCGAACTGCGCCCCGCGATCGTCCACACCCGCAATCTGGCAACACTGGAGGGGCAGGTCACCGCCGCCCTGGCCGGCGTGCGCGCCCGGGTACATGGCGAGCACGGCTGGGACATCGCCGACCTCGATGGCTCCCGCGACAAGCATCGTTACATGCGACGGTTGGTGCGCCCCCTGGTCGGCCGGTACATCGCCCTGTCGCGCCATCAGATGGACTACCTGCAGCAACGGGTTGGTGTCGGAACCAAGCGGCTGACGCACATCTGTAACGGGGTGGATACCGGGCGATTCCACCCGCGCGAGGGCACCCGCACAGGCCCCTGGCCCCCGGGCTTTGCCGGCCCGGAGGACATCGTGATCGGGAGCGTGATGCGGATGCAGGCAGTGAAGGCCCCGCTGGACCTGGTAGAGGCATTCATTGCCCTGCGCGAAAACACCCCGGTGCCCTTCGACCGTCTTCGCCTGGTGATCGTGGGAGACGGCCCGCTGAGGGAACAGGCCCGCCAGCGCCTGGAGGCCGCCGGAGTCGCGCAACAGGCATGGCTGCCGGGGGCCCGCGAGGACATCCCGCAGTGCCTGCGGGCGATGGACCTCTTTGTCCTCCCCTCTCTGGCCGAGGGGATCTGCAACACCATCCTCGAGGCCATGGCCTCCGGGCTTCCGGTGATCGCGACCGACGTTGGCGGCAATCCTGACCTGGTGACCCCCGGAAACACGGGGGCCCTGGTCCCCGCAGGGGCGCCGGCCGCCCTCGCCGAGGCCATCCGTGATGCGCTCGCCAGTCCGGATACCCGCAAGCGCATGGGACAGGCGGCCCGCATTCGCGCCGAGGCCGCATTCAGCATGGACGCCATGGTGGCCGGCTACCTCGGGGTCTACGACAGCCTGCTGGACAGGGCCAACGCCCGAACCCCCTCGGTTCGGGCAAGGGGCCGCCGGCGACAACACGAAACGATGGGGCGCTGA
- the xrtA gene encoding exosortase A, with translation MSTPATVMSQPLVQRWWAPVLALAALIATTLVVFAPTFVSMVDTWARSDTFAHGFLVVPIVLFLVYLKRDELAAVSPRPYPLALVPIVLLGLAWVMGELVDVISVRQFAATLMIPFLVWLVMGTTVVRVLQFPLAYLLFAVPLGEFLVPPLMDFTAEFTVAAVQLSGIPIYRDGLHFELPTGRWSVIEACSGVRYLIASVALGTLYAYLMYRSLWRRLAFVGVAIIVPIIANGLRAYMIVMIGHLSDMEYAAGVDHLIYGWVFFGVVIFLMFWIGAFWREDGAAGEPARRVPARAQQTGAMGFAHMAVIAALVVTLGPVYAHWMDTRDLGPIQGLGTGPIVPSGWTAVPARERPGWQPGYQFMRAERGGWVVNDSQVEVGMHVGFYREQARHGNMLGWHNTLAGRERAEWSQARRGQAEVAGYPDPQRVLLRGRQQQMVAWQWYWANGHLTTRPFEVKAREAISRLLGGRDDAALIVIYAEYHDEPQQAEDAIRAYVEAAMPQVLERLQDVNQR, from the coding sequence ATGAGCACGCCGGCCACTGTGATGTCCCAGCCGCTGGTGCAACGGTGGTGGGCGCCCGTGCTGGCACTGGCCGCCCTGATTGCGACCACGCTGGTTGTGTTCGCGCCCACATTCGTCTCGATGGTGGATACCTGGGCGCGTTCGGATACCTTCGCGCATGGATTCCTGGTCGTACCGATCGTCCTGTTTCTGGTCTATCTCAAGCGTGACGAGCTGGCGGCTGTATCGCCGCGCCCCTATCCCCTGGCGCTGGTCCCGATCGTGCTGCTGGGGCTCGCCTGGGTCATGGGCGAGCTGGTGGATGTCATCTCGGTGCGCCAGTTCGCCGCAACCCTGATGATCCCCTTCCTGGTGTGGCTGGTCATGGGCACCACAGTCGTGCGCGTCCTGCAGTTCCCGCTGGCCTACCTGCTGTTCGCCGTCCCGCTGGGCGAATTCCTGGTGCCTCCGCTGATGGACTTCACCGCGGAGTTCACCGTCGCGGCGGTTCAACTGTCCGGGATACCGATCTACCGCGACGGCCTGCACTTCGAACTGCCGACCGGACGCTGGTCGGTGATCGAGGCCTGCAGCGGTGTGCGCTATCTGATTGCGTCGGTCGCGCTGGGGACGCTGTACGCCTATCTGATGTACCGCAGCCTCTGGCGGCGGCTGGCCTTTGTCGGTGTCGCGATCATCGTGCCGATCATCGCCAATGGCCTGCGCGCCTACATGATCGTGATGATCGGACACCTGAGCGACATGGAGTATGCCGCGGGCGTCGACCACCTGATCTACGGGTGGGTCTTCTTCGGTGTCGTGATCTTTCTGATGTTCTGGATCGGGGCCTTCTGGCGCGAGGATGGGGCAGCCGGGGAGCCCGCCCGCCGAGTCCCGGCACGAGCCCAGCAAACCGGGGCCATGGGCTTTGCTCATATGGCCGTGATCGCCGCGCTGGTGGTCACACTGGGTCCCGTCTATGCCCACTGGATGGACACCCGGGATCTCGGCCCGATACAGGGCCTGGGCACCGGACCGATCGTTCCTTCCGGCTGGACCGCCGTGCCCGCTCGGGAGCGGCCCGGCTGGCAGCCCGGCTACCAGTTCATGCGTGCGGAGCGCGGGGGCTGGGTCGTAAACGATTCACAGGTGGAGGTCGGCATGCACGTAGGCTTCTACCGCGAACAGGCGCGCCACGGAAACATGCTCGGCTGGCACAACACGCTGGCGGGCCGGGAGCGGGCCGAATGGAGCCAGGCCCGGCGCGGCCAGGCGGAGGTCGCGGGCTATCCCGATCCGCAGCGGGTCCTGCTGCGCGGGCGCCAGCAGCAGATGGTGGCCTGGCAGTGGTACTGGGCGAACGGGCATCTCACCACCCGGCCCTTCGAGGTCAAGGCCCGCGAGGCCATTAGCCGACTGCTGGGCGGGCGCGACGACGCCGCGCTGATCGTAATCTACGCCGAATACCACGACGAACCGCAGCAGGCCGAGGATGCGATACGCGCCTATGTGGAGGCCGCGATGCCGCAGGTGCTGGAACGGCTGCAGGACGTGAACCAGCGATGA
- a CDS encoding TIGR03087 family PEP-CTERM/XrtA system glycosyltransferase, which produces MDAVLYLTHRIPWPPNKGDKIRSYHILRDLTRRYRVYLGTFIDDPADAAYVKELERCCAGVCVRPLPPGRAKWRALRGLLTQEPLTLPWYRDSELQHWVDRVLEQQEISRALVFSSAMAQYLPPRARLTRVVDFVDVDSDKWTQYAASKPWPMSAIYRREGRQLLRYERQVAARSEASLFVSPDEAAAFRALAPESAERVHALNNGVDAAYFDPQHLPKKGPYPDRVQPIVFSGAMDYWPNVEAVVWFAESVLPRIRQVHPDVRFYIVGSRPAPEVRELERQPGVEVVGPVEDMRPWVGGAAVSVAPLRIARGVQNKVLEAMALARPVVASPQALEGITAVRDDEVIEAETDPEVFARAVLQCLEQPDPEMAARARRRITTDYDWGRNLACLHDYLESGLAHEGEAIVSRGDA; this is translated from the coding sequence ATGGATGCCGTACTTTATCTGACCCATCGAATCCCGTGGCCGCCCAACAAGGGCGACAAGATTCGCTCGTACCATATCCTGCGCGATCTGACGCGGCGCTACCGGGTCTACCTGGGCACCTTTATCGACGACCCGGCCGACGCGGCCTACGTCAAAGAGCTGGAGCGCTGCTGCGCGGGCGTCTGCGTGCGCCCGCTCCCGCCGGGGCGCGCAAAATGGCGCGCCCTGCGCGGCCTGCTGACACAGGAGCCGCTGACCCTCCCCTGGTATCGCGATTCGGAACTGCAGCACTGGGTCGACCGGGTACTGGAGCAGCAGGAGATCTCGCGCGCGCTGGTGTTCTCCTCGGCCATGGCGCAATACCTCCCGCCCCGGGCCCGCCTGACGCGGGTGGTGGACTTCGTCGATGTCGACTCCGACAAGTGGACCCAGTACGCCGCCAGCAAGCCCTGGCCGATGAGCGCGATCTACCGCCGCGAAGGACGCCAGTTGTTGCGCTATGAACGACAGGTCGCGGCGCGCAGCGAGGCCAGCCTGTTCGTATCACCGGACGAAGCCGCGGCATTTCGGGCCCTGGCGCCGGAGAGTGCCGAGCGGGTGCATGCACTGAACAACGGCGTCGATGCGGCGTACTTCGACCCGCAGCACCTCCCGAAGAAAGGCCCCTATCCGGACCGGGTCCAGCCGATCGTGTTCAGCGGGGCCATGGACTACTGGCCGAACGTGGAGGCGGTGGTCTGGTTCGCGGAATCCGTCCTGCCACGCATTCGCCAGGTTCACCCAGATGTGCGTTTTTACATTGTCGGCAGCCGGCCCGCGCCGGAGGTCCGCGAACTGGAGCGCCAGCCGGGCGTCGAGGTCGTGGGACCAGTGGAAGACATGCGCCCCTGGGTCGGCGGTGCCGCGGTTTCGGTGGCGCCCCTGCGGATCGCGCGCGGAGTCCAGAACAAGGTGCTCGAGGCCATGGCGCTGGCGCGGCCGGTCGTGGCCTCCCCGCAGGCGCTCGAGGGGATCACCGCCGTACGCGATGACGAGGTGATCGAGGCCGAGACCGACCCCGAGGTGTTCGCCCGCGCGGTCCTGCAGTGCCTGGAACAGCCCGATCCCGAGATGGCCGCCCGCGCCCGCCGACGCATCACCACGGACTACGACTGGGGCCGCAACCTCGCGTGCCTGCACGACTATCTCGAGAGCGGGCTGGCGCACGAGGGCGAGGCGATCGTCTCCCGGGGGGATGCATGA